The genomic stretch ataatAACAATTAAATTTGCTTTTGAAACATTAACATAAATTCAAGTATCATGCTGTGGAATGTTTCTCAACattaaaataaagtaataattatCCATCAGGTTTCATCATTCCTGATTTaaatctcaaaatcaactttaaaccATTAACGATAACTCATAGAATCACGTTCTCAAACAATTAAAGTATTCAATTCATACGATCCCAACtcgatgttacatatcagagcaagaccctttATTCAACGGAAAAACTAAACGACTCCAGAGCTATCCTTACTCCTTAATAAGCTAGTCTTGTTCATATGCGCATTACCCAcatggaggtaacattcaaacagaaagggtgagtaaatcataatcattataaaagaCATAAGGAATAGAAATAGCAGTCATATCAAGGAAAAACAATCATATAACAACATTTTATACATTCCATCACATAGAAACAATCACCAGTTCTTCACATCACAACATCATAAATCCAAGAATCAATCCAATACATCACTTAAAATATACCAAACATCATCTTCCAAGAATTAATCAAAGACATCATTTAACCCAAGTATTGTGCAATGCCACATATAATGAAATGCAACTTCAaaagactcatgcatgtggtaccataacaTTACTGATGACTTAGTCATCATTATTCTCTAAAGATCCCCGTCATAGGATCGATTCCTTCTTGGAGCCAGAGCACATCACAAGTTGCACTCAATTCACACAATGGGATTAAGGCCATCACTGGACCAAAGCTTCCTAACACCACTGGATAAATATCCTGCAAACTTCACTGAACAAAAGTCGTacaaatgctatgaatgcatgatgtgcaaCACACAATACAACCACGGATAGTTAAAACGTATCATCATTCATTATAGATCATAACATAATTCATAATACACACATCATCATTGTAATAACACCAATTGATCATAGAATATACATCAAGTCACGACACGGCATAGTTAAATCAATTCATAATAGCAAACATTACCTATTGGTGTATCACCACATGGTATCATCATCCCTTCACAAGGGATAACTTACACCATCATCAGAATAACATCATATCATCATAAGGAAAACACACATCAAGTTATATCATGACATGGTTACATCAATTCATAGCAAAGAGCATACTTACTATGTTATCACCACATAGTCTCATCACCTAATTATAATATAAGAACTAGAAAACTACATCCTGTGAATCATATTATTCAATAGGGTATATTTTATTACATTAGCTTTACAACGCTTCGAACTGAGCATCAAACAAAGTTCGGAAACTCCAGTTATGGCCCTTAAAACATTGCGATTCTGACTCGGTTCACCCAACGAATGGAATGGCTCACCTGGCGAATCAAGGCAGTAGCTAAACTTATCGAACCCTTCCCCCGGTTAAGCCTCAGTCGCCCGACGAATCTGGTAGCACAACAAACCAGAAAAGTGCGATTTTCTCCGTTGGAGGCCTTCTGTACCTCTGAATTCGATTTTGTATAAAGCCCCGGTTTCAAAATTTGAAATCCTAcgattatataaatttataacaGCCTATAACACATATTTAAAGGTCCTAACCTAATATATCCATCAAGGGTTCATCCATCTATATATCCAACTAATGATTTTCACCAATTTCGTCAATATTCATCTCAGGTTCACCAATCCAACAAAAACCCCAAATACAAGATACAATTATCTAGACCTTAAATGAATTATAATAACAATGATAGACTCCCATTACCTTAGAATTATGGTTTTATTTTGAATCCTCTTTGTGTTCCACCGAGATTCCTCTTCCCATATTGCCTCTCTTTGCTCTAGCCTTTTCTCTCTTTCACAATCCTCGAAAACTTTTTACGACTGAATGAATATCTATCCTTTTACCCTAGTTTAACACTTGTACTCTTTCTATGGTATTCCTATCTTTTCCTCACTTACTCTTCACAAATGACCATTCCTGCCCTTACTATCTCTAATactaatattattctattttaccaattaaaataatattaactaatTATCTTAATTATATATAATCTAAAATACTCTATAATTCCCTAACACATCAACATCATCAAATAAATCACCAAAACATCTTATCACACCTCATCTTCATCAAGTCATCACATATCACCACAACATTACATGAATCACCAAAACAGCACATAAGTCAAATACTTCACCAAAAATCACTAAAACATCATATATATCAAATGCTTCACAATAACTCACATAACCATCATATGCATCAAAACATCATATATAACGAATACTTCACAAGGACTCATATATTcattctaaattaattaaataaataactaatctggaatatcggggtgttacacgaagtacaaataaaagcttgacccttcctagtcaaccgCGTCAACaacaaagataacttagaaaatccttcaataaacttacGATAATAACCTGCTAATACAAAAAACCCttttaatctcagaaataaaTTTtcgagcttcccattgagatacagcCTCAATCTTCGAtggatcaacaacaataccaccTCTCGATATCACATGACctagaaaactcacttccttcagccaaaattcacacttagaaCATTTTGAATACAACTACTTCTTTTTCAAAACAGGCAACACAACCCTCATATGCTCAGCATGATCCTTTTCACTCttggaatagatcaaaatatcatcaatgaccACAACAACAAACTTGTTCAAATACtaatgaaaaatcctattcatgtattccataaatacaccaggtgcattagtcataCCGAATAGCACCACAGAATACTAATAGTGACCATACCTcatcctaaaagcagtcttctgaatatctttaTCCTGCACACAAATATGATAATAactagacctcaaatcaatcttactaaacacacatgcaCCAAACAACTTATGCATCGAATCATCAATTCTCAAtagatacttgttcttaatcgtcaccttgttcagttgtgTATATCCATACAAAGTCTCATAGTACCCtcattcttcttaaccaacaaaatagGTGCACCCAACGGTGAAACACTTGGACATATAAAACTCTTCTCGAGCAAATCTTCatgttgactcttcaactctttcaactcagatcCCGGTATCTAATATGGATCTATCGATACAGGACTCATTCTGGGATCTAAGTCGGTCATAAACTCCACCTCATGTTTTGAcagtaaatcacttacatcttcaggaaatacctccgAAAAATCAAGAACTATTGCTAATTTATGAATCGTTCAGTTCTCACAAATAGCCAAAGttgccaacaacataaacaacacaccACCATCTTGCACAAATTTATCCACTTACTTGGCAGACAAAAAAAATCTTCCTCAACACCAATTCCAGGAAAGATAATCGTCTTGTCAAAACTATTGATATAAAAACGATTATATTCCAACCAATTCATCCTGAGAAAAACGTCAAGTTTATCTAACGGAAGACACGCTAGATCAATTCTAAAATATCTACCAAAAATACTCAACGAACAATTTAAACAAACAAATGAAGTAGTCATAGAACTCATAGCATGAGTATCTATAACCATACATCCATGTATATCAAACAACACAAGATTCAAAGGTGTGCCATTAATAAAGCATGTACCTCGAATAAGCCTATCATCAGTAGCAGTCTCAGAACCAGAAAACAACACCTCCCCTTTCGCTTGCTTATTCTTTGTCTTGTCACTCCTAGTATAAATGTGTCGTTGCTCACCACAGTTATAATAAGTCACATTCAAACCAAATCTACACTCATTAGCCTTGTGACGTgtttgccacacttgaaacatttgaGCTAACACTTGTACACTCATAAATATAGTGACTTTCAACACCATACCAATAACATCTAATCAAAGTGGGAGCTCCTCCCCCATTTGACTTCTTGTCACAACCTACTTTCTCTTTCCTCTTGTCACCATAAGGCTTCCCGCAGAATTTCCCTTTTCCATTCTTATCACTTAAGGacttgtagtgagaagcactctccctactatccaCATCAAAAATCCtactcttgttaaccaactcaGCAAAACGCGTAATTTGTTGGTAACCAATAGCCATCTTAATATCATGCctcaaaatattcaaaaacttcaaacacttagacCTCCATGTGCTTGTGATGATGAAAACTTGGATACAATTTGGTTTCACTTGTGAAGATGCAACATTTGATAACTTAAAGTCAAGAAAGTATAACAAGCGGCCTAAGATGCAAGAACACAACTTAGGGTTTGATGAACACTCCAAATATCATCTGATGATGGCATTTAATTTGAATATATCTCAATCCTCGTCTCCAAGTAAATTCAAGAAAGTGCTTATATGATTTAATTACTTAAGAAGTCTTAAAGCTTCAAAGTGTAAAGAGAGGGACTGTGAAAGTTCGCTCACTCGTGTCTGAGTGAGTTTTTCTTTATAAAAACAGAAGGGCATTCTTGTAAAATTATTTGGAAAAATAACACACACAAACACATACATACTAAAACATGTTTTTAAGCATCCATTTCTCAAATAAAACATcccaaaaacattttaaaatcgtGCTAGATGGATCAGGAACTTTCAGAATAATTTAGAATAAGTTTTTGAACTGTCCAATCGATTGGGTCAATGAAAACATTATCCATTAACGATTTTGAAAATATGTTAATGAAGGTCAACTTATGTGTATCCATTATTTCCATTTGGATCCTTTCTAAACGGTTATTAAAGGCTCCCAGTCAATTTTGTTTAGGAGACAAACGATTAGAACTTTTATTTTGGCCCACAaatcttttctttcttgtaccaacctctagcctataaatagaggcatctcATTTCACATTTTTAAATCTAGAAAGGTGAGCCTTCTATCTCATTCCTCACACTGTCTCTAAAatattttcttctttctctcaATTCAATTTAGTCGTAGTGCTCCGAGAAAGTTACTGTATTTAATTGAGGTCGTTTGTATTATAGAAAAGGGTGTTATTGTAAATTCACTAAGGAGTCTTTTTCTCTTGGTTGAATAATTTATCCTTCATGAAGTGCTTGTTTAGGTTCAATCCTAAACCTggtaaaaaaatcttttttaggGATTTAGCTTCTTAAGTCGTTGTTTCGATTCGTAAACTCAGTCAGTGTAAAAGCTTACTTCGGTTCGAGATCAACCCTGTTTAAAATCTCATCTTGGTTTGAGATCATCCCGGTTTAAAATCTCATATTTTGAGATCAACCCTGTTTAAAATCCCACTACGGTTCATGCTCAGCCTGTTCGAAACCTCAATCCGATTCGATAGCAGCCCAATATACAATATCAAATTGTTTCTTGGTCAGCTTGTGCAAAACCCTAATTCGGTTTGGAGAATAGCCTATTCAAAACTTCGGTTTGGTTTGAGATAAGTCAGTACAAAAGCTAAGTTTAGTTTGGAGAGTACCCATTTCAAATTTGtatggcaaaatactctttttggtcccttatgttaacctcggggttcattttggtcccttaacttcaaaaagtgtcatattggtcccttaactcttcaaaaggtgtcatttaaGTCCTTTTTGAActtaaaaactcaaaaatcggttGCTAAATCCgttgctaatatgacaaaaaggactaaaatgacaccttttgaagagttaagggaccaatatgacactttttgaagttaagggaccaaaatgtaCATCGAGGTTAACATGAGGGACCAAAAAAGGTATTTTGCCAATTTGTATTTAGAAGAAATACTAACCGATTCACTCCACTGTCTAGAAGGAAGACTAACCACTTGAGTCCATTGTTCTTTGCTTGGTTGAAAGTAAACCTGATACTTTATTTTTCCTTGTATAAGAAGGATCACGAGTATAacctactaaaagctcttaaACATTACTGACTACTCTCAAGATTAGATCTTGAGAATATGATTAAGTCTTTTTGGCCAGACAAGTATAATTCTCTGGTGTTATTTCTCTTACTCTTAACTCTTTACTTTCCGCATATTTACTTTTCACTGCTATTTCTAAAACATTTTTATCAaaaattttttaaactttgaaaatgATAAGAATTTGTTTTAAAACTATAAATCAATTCTCTAAACCATACAATTCATTCTCCTTCGTTTGTGTGTAGTCATTTATCTAACAACACTAACccatttaattaaaacataatgacaTAATAATTTTGATGAATAATTGTGTGTTGATCTGAAAATGTTTTAAATTATGCTTAggtaaaacatatttttgttatcTTCATGCTATAGTTTATTGGTGCTTCTAATATAcattatgaaattttttgagtcgtttgtattgattttattttaggataAACAAAAATATAAGGTTAGGAgagttgataagtgccaaaaataCGCAAAATACTTAATTAACTAATTTTAGAAGCTATCATTAAAAAAATCTTAATTTATCATGAAAATATGGTAAAACGCTTATCTGAACTTTTTATTTGTGTATTAATCAAGTATAAGAAAAAAAGGACCTAGATAGCACCAAATATAGATAAAAACACACAATTTGGACGTCAAGGTTTACATAGCCAAGGACAATACCGCACTAAACCAAAAAAACACAATAAAGGCCCAACAATCCTTAGCCAAGCACAAAAACTCGCTAGCAGGTGCACTAAGAAAGATGTGGTGGTTCATAATGCTTCAAGGTTAAGTTACTTCAAAGCAAATGAAAAGTTTTCTAGCTAAGGAAGTTAGAGGCATGCTTAACGAGGTCAAGATGACCAAGACCACTTCCACATGAGTTATCATTTCTTATTGAGGAAGTATGTAGGCGCGTTAAGCAAAATCTTAACCTCGCTTAGCGAGAACGATATTCCAAAAACTATAAATAAAGGTCCAGGCTGATCACTTTAAAATAACTTGGTGTAACTTTGTGTAAATTAATCGAATTGGGTTGTTATCTTGGTAGGAGGTGAGATAAGTCCATTTTGGGTTGAAACACAACAGGAGAGGAAACAAAACGTTGACTGTTAGCAAAAGATCTATTTGAGGAATCGAAAAACAAGTGTTCCTCGACATCTTTTTTCTAGGGCTTAATTGTAAAGCTACGATGAGTAAGCATAactaattttatattttgttgtgGTTTGTACtgataaaaaaatacatatgtGCATGTTACCCCTGTAAGGGATGGGGCACTTAGAGGTCTTTGTAGGTGTATAACAAATAATGGTGGTTGGGGTTTTCCCACGGCGGCAAGAAGCCCTGTATTGCGGTGTTTGTGGTAGTTTAGAGGATCTGTTCAAGTGAGGTGGAAGGATATCTACATGTGTTAGTTTCTTAggatattgttataccccaaattttgccttccatattccattcacaatgattcaaagttcaagattcaaatccAGAGCTTTGCTCCCTCAATGGTCCAGGTAACCCACAatcaactagtttgacctaaaagtcaaccataatcaaagcacagtcaaaaactctcaattttgggtcaacataaagtgaataagagtataaccatcatttgatcaaagattgatcatgattccattaatagaaactcagagatgaacaaatacaaaaaggttcaaattagggtttcttaggagaaagtcaaccccactcaaagcctattttgaaggaaattggattctctacaactttgtctctcacaagccaaggctagaaatgcttcatttgagaggtatgatgcaaaagattacaggtcattttcaggcatccttcaaaagcagttttttggcaaagaaaagctccaaatggaaaatatgttccaaagtggcttatagaggacctcttgaggtttccaaaaagtcttagaactccctcatagcttaaaattTGAGAGAGATATACCTCGTTAAAGTTGGGAAAAATTTGGAGGATGTGAACAAAAGGGGTCCAAAATGgaatttcttgcaaatgggcctaacttttgAAGTTCTAACCCTGGCCCACAAGCTATACAAGTTGCTAAAATCACTTACCACGAATTTTAGagtttcatttgatttttatatgatttttattcatttaaatggtgattaaaagtcaaataaatcaaGAGAAAATCTAAGATTCATTGGCCCACAagccattcatctgttgcatcatctgcagcatgaactgattctgctgttgttgcatctgttgcatgatTTGGGGCCACGGAATATTCTCACCGCCATTCAGTTGATTCATTGGTGGGGGTTGAGTGTGGGGGTCAAtcacgagtcctgcgtccgtccaccatgttcctggaggtcatgaaaatgggattaagttgaccaggctcaataccatagtcataacacaacaaaaatcatgggaacacaacacatcttggacaaaagaaacacttataa from Vicia villosa cultivar HV-30 ecotype Madison, WI linkage group LG4, Vvil1.0, whole genome shotgun sequence encodes the following:
- the LOC131597469 gene encoding uncharacterized protein LOC131597469, coding for MAIGYQQITRFAELVNKSRIFDVDSRESASHYKSLSDKNGKGKFCGKPYGDKRKEKVGCDKKSNGGGAPTLIRCYWSDKTKNKQAKGEVLFSGSETATDDRLIRDTHAMSSMTTSFVCLNCSLSIFGRYFRIDLACLPLDKLDVFLRMNWLEYNRFYINSFDKTIIFPGIGVEEDFFCLPTIVLDFSEVFPEDVSDLLSKHEVEFMTDLDPRMSPVSIDPY